From Zhongshania aliphaticivorans, one genomic window encodes:
- a CDS encoding copper resistance system multicopper oxidase, giving the protein MKTFSATRRHFVQGLVAGGVLASFPALLHAGGRLENQTHTGTAPVLSGQSIDLVVAETPVNFTGVIRMATTINGSIPAPTLRLREGDEVTIRVTNRLKVPTSIHWHGIILPFQMDGVPGISFRGIAPGETFVYRFKLQQSGTYWYHSHSGFQEMTGMYGALIIEPRDGQVRPAAGHLRADRDYVVQLSDWTDDDPMSVFAKLKVQSDVYNFNQPTVGDFFRDVSTQGVSGALDKRQMWNQMRMNPTDLADLSAATLTYLMNGRTPAGNWTGLFTPGERVRLRFINAASNSFYDVRIPGLKMAVVQADGQNIEPVEVDEFRFGPGETYDVLVEPKDDAHTIFAQSMDRTGYARGTLAVRDGLNAPVPALDPVEWLTMADMMGRMDHGAMNHGTMGHDTGMDHSKMDHSQMDPGGMAMDHSQHGMQQAPMAKPSQKVNHARSEYGTSVDMRVDRPRTNLDDPGIGLRNNGRRVLTLADLRSQEGVLNDSRSAVREIELHLTGNMERYSWSFDGLEFGKSTPVAMKHGERVRVILQNDTMMTHPMHLHGMWSDLEDDQGRLRVRRHTIPVQPAQRISFLTTPHDLGRWAWHCHLLFHMDAGMFREVVVS; this is encoded by the coding sequence ATGAAAACGTTTAGTGCGACACGCCGTCACTTCGTACAGGGGCTGGTGGCTGGCGGTGTGCTGGCAAGCTTTCCAGCCCTGCTGCACGCAGGGGGCCGTCTGGAGAACCAGACACACACCGGTACCGCGCCCGTGCTGAGCGGCCAATCGATTGATCTGGTCGTCGCCGAAACACCGGTCAACTTTACCGGCGTGATCCGTATGGCGACCACCATCAACGGCTCCATTCCGGCCCCGACACTGAGGTTGCGTGAGGGAGATGAGGTCACCATCCGGGTAACCAACCGGCTCAAGGTTCCTACCTCCATCCACTGGCACGGGATCATTCTACCTTTTCAGATGGACGGCGTACCCGGCATCAGCTTCCGTGGCATAGCACCGGGCGAGACCTTCGTTTACCGTTTCAAATTACAACAGAGCGGCACTTATTGGTACCACTCCCACAGCGGCTTCCAGGAAATGACCGGCATGTATGGCGCGCTCATTATCGAGCCGCGTGATGGTCAGGTTCGCCCTGCAGCGGGGCATCTGCGTGCCGACCGCGACTACGTGGTGCAGCTTTCCGATTGGACCGATGACGATCCGATGTCAGTGTTTGCCAAACTCAAGGTTCAAAGCGACGTCTACAACTTTAACCAGCCCACAGTGGGCGACTTCTTTCGCGACGTTTCCACACAGGGGGTTTCCGGCGCGCTGGACAAACGCCAGATGTGGAACCAGATGCGTATGAACCCCACCGATCTGGCCGACCTTTCCGCCGCAACCTTGACCTACCTGATGAACGGCCGAACGCCAGCGGGCAACTGGACGGGGCTGTTCACGCCCGGTGAGCGCGTGCGCTTGCGTTTTATCAATGCAGCCAGTAACAGTTTTTACGACGTTCGCATTCCTGGCCTGAAGATGGCCGTAGTGCAGGCTGATGGGCAGAATATTGAGCCGGTCGAGGTTGACGAGTTTCGCTTCGGGCCGGGCGAAACCTACGATGTGCTGGTGGAACCAAAGGATGACGCCCATACCATCTTCGCGCAAAGCATGGATCGCACCGGCTATGCGCGCGGCACTCTGGCGGTGCGGGACGGTTTGAACGCGCCGGTGCCAGCGCTCGACCCCGTGGAGTGGCTGACCATGGCCGACATGATGGGGCGGATGGATCACGGCGCCATGAATCATGGAACCATGGGACACGACACCGGCATGGATCATTCAAAAATGGACCATTCTCAGATGGATCCCGGTGGCATGGCGATGGATCACAGCCAGCATGGCATGCAACAGGCTCCGATGGCCAAGCCGTCACAAAAGGTCAACCACGCCCGCAGTGAATACGGTACATCCGTGGACATGCGGGTCGATAGGCCGCGCACTAACCTGGATGATCCGGGTATTGGCCTCCGCAACAATGGCCGGCGGGTGCTTACCTTGGCTGATCTTCGGTCACAAGAGGGCGTGCTGAATGACAGCCGCTCCGCCGTCAGAGAAATCGAATTGCACTTGACTGGCAATATGGAGCGCTACAGTTGGTCCTTCGACGGGCTGGAATTCGGCAAGAGCACGCCGGTGGCCATGAAACACGGCGAGCGTGTTCGCGTTATCTTGCAAAATGACACCATGATGACCCACCCCATGCACCTGCATGGCATGTGGAGCGACCTGGAGGATGATCAAGGTCGGTTGCGTGTACGTCGGCATACCATCCCGGTACAACCGGCACAACGCATCAGCTTTCTGACCACCCCGCATGATCTGGGGCGCTGGGCGTGGCACTGTCATCTGTTATTCCATATGGATGCGGGGATGTTCCGCGAGGTGGTGGTGTCATGA
- a CDS encoding c-type cytochrome has product MTSFKFLSCFKCLAVAAGVAAVTGVGFLYSGLYPMGADDHHNDLTYWALETLRERSIARASNDIEVPTDLNSSERLLAGGADYNDMCTGCHLKPGKTESDFTLGLYPAPPNLTLTGDRHGHEHAGDTDNDDEAIKRQFWIIKHGIKASGMPAWGPGHDDQRIWNMVAFLQRLPELSPQQYQILTARGADDAGHH; this is encoded by the coding sequence ATGACGTCCTTTAAGTTTTTATCCTGCTTTAAATGCCTCGCCGTTGCGGCAGGCGTGGCGGCGGTGACCGGTGTGGGGTTCCTCTATTCGGGTCTCTATCCGATGGGAGCCGATGACCATCACAACGACTTGACTTATTGGGCGCTGGAAACCCTGCGCGAGCGATCCATCGCCCGCGCATCAAACGACATCGAGGTGCCGACCGACCTGAATTCGTCCGAGCGCTTGCTGGCAGGCGGCGCCGACTACAACGACATGTGCACCGGCTGCCATCTCAAACCGGGCAAGACCGAAAGTGATTTTACCCTGGGGCTGTATCCCGCGCCGCCCAATCTAACACTGACGGGTGATAGGCATGGGCATGAGCATGCCGGTGACACTGATAATGATGACGAGGCCATTAAGCGACAATTCTGGATTATTAAACATGGCATCAAGGCTTCCGGGATGCCGGCCTGGGGGCCGGGTCATGACGATCAGCGCATCTGGAACATGGTGGCGTTCCTGCAGCGCCTACCCGAGCTGTCGCCGCAGCAATACCAGATCCTGACCGCGCGCGGCGCGGATGACGCCGGGCACCATTAA
- a CDS encoding heavy metal translocating P-type ATPase, producing MSHANHRHQARQRGESNSTELTDPVCGMAVKKTSFHKVEFQGRLYSFCSTHCRSKFMDNPQRYLTGSEPPEGDANTEYSCPMHPEVRQLGPGTCPKCGMALEPVMPSADAGDNPELADFRRRFWYTLPLTLMVTLIAMSGGAFDHFPGAARPWVELALATPVVLWSGWPFFVRWFQSLKRRSPNMWTLIGTGTGAAYLYSVIATVAPGIFPASFRLDGQVAVYFEAAAVIISLTLLGQVLELKARSETGAAIRALLGLAPKTARHIRDDGTEEDIPLTHVHPGDRLRVRPGEKVPVDGQVLEGESAIDESMLTGEPMPVSKRPGDALIGASINTSGALIMRAEKVGSATVLAQIVQLVSNAQRSRAPMQRMADVVAGYFVLVVMVIALATLVLWGLFGPEPSWAFGLINAVAVLIIACPCALGLATPMSVMVATGNAATRGVLFKDAAAIEHLRQVDTLIVDKTGTLTEGRPAFHAVISAGRLAPNEVLRLAASLDQGSEHPLAQAIVAEAHKRGLNLSPAVDFESASGIGVRGKVENHPVALGNTALMEEQQVEWRVVADEAEILRSRGASVIYLAVDGLLAGLLAVADPIKASTPQAISELRASGLRLVMATGDGLTTAKSVARELGIDEVYGEVRPKDKDDLVARLQAKGHKVAMAGDGINDAPALARADVGIAMGTGTDVAMSTAQLTLVKGDLRGIAIARQISVDTVGNMRQNLLFAFLYNAMGVPIAAGVLYPLTGWLLSPLIAALAMSLSSVSVVGNALRLHLTRTIGGEA from the coding sequence ATGTCGCATGCCAATCACAGACACCAAGCCCGTCAGCGCGGCGAGTCCAACAGCACTGAATTGACCGACCCCGTGTGCGGCATGGCGGTCAAGAAGACATCCTTCCACAAGGTCGAGTTTCAGGGCCGGCTGTACTCCTTTTGCAGCACGCATTGCCGAAGCAAATTCATGGATAACCCACAGCGCTATCTTACAGGGTCCGAACCCCCCGAGGGCGATGCCAACACCGAGTACAGTTGTCCTATGCACCCGGAAGTGAGGCAATTGGGTCCGGGCACCTGCCCGAAGTGCGGCATGGCGCTGGAACCGGTGATGCCCAGCGCCGACGCCGGAGACAATCCGGAACTCGCGGATTTCAGGCGTCGTTTTTGGTACACCTTGCCATTGACCCTGATGGTAACCCTGATCGCCATGTCGGGCGGGGCTTTTGACCACTTTCCGGGAGCGGCGCGACCCTGGGTGGAGCTGGCGCTGGCCACTCCGGTGGTGCTCTGGTCCGGCTGGCCTTTCTTTGTCCGCTGGTTCCAGTCACTCAAGCGGCGTTCGCCCAATATGTGGACTTTGATCGGTACCGGTACCGGCGCGGCTTATCTGTACAGCGTTATTGCAACCGTCGCCCCCGGCATTTTCCCGGCTTCGTTCCGTCTCGATGGCCAAGTGGCGGTGTATTTCGAGGCCGCGGCCGTGATCATTTCGCTGACCTTGCTCGGTCAGGTGCTGGAGCTGAAGGCCCGCTCGGAGACCGGTGCCGCCATTCGCGCTCTGTTGGGTCTGGCGCCCAAGACCGCGCGGCATATCCGCGACGATGGCACCGAGGAAGATATTCCACTGACCCATGTCCATCCTGGTGATCGCTTGCGTGTCAGGCCCGGCGAGAAGGTTCCCGTGGACGGTCAGGTGCTGGAAGGTGAAAGTGCCATCGATGAATCCATGCTCACCGGCGAGCCCATGCCGGTGAGCAAACGACCCGGAGATGCGCTGATCGGCGCCTCGATCAATACCAGCGGCGCGCTGATCATGCGGGCCGAAAAGGTTGGCTCGGCCACCGTGCTCGCCCAGATCGTGCAATTAGTCTCCAATGCCCAGCGTTCCCGTGCTCCCATGCAACGCATGGCGGACGTGGTCGCGGGGTATTTCGTGCTGGTAGTGATGGTGATCGCGCTCGCCACGCTGGTGCTTTGGGGGCTGTTCGGACCCGAGCCGAGCTGGGCGTTCGGGTTGATCAACGCGGTAGCGGTGTTGATCATCGCCTGTCCTTGCGCGCTGGGCCTGGCGACGCCCATGTCGGTCATGGTGGCCACTGGCAACGCCGCTACCCGAGGTGTGCTGTTCAAAGACGCGGCTGCCATCGAACATTTGCGCCAGGTGGATACCCTGATCGTCGACAAAACCGGCACGCTGACCGAGGGGCGTCCCGCTTTCCATGCGGTGATCTCGGCGGGCAGACTCGCACCCAATGAGGTTTTACGCTTGGCGGCCAGCCTGGACCAGGGCAGTGAGCACCCGTTGGCGCAGGCGATTGTGGCCGAGGCGCACAAGCGGGGACTGAATTTGAGTCCTGCGGTTGATTTTGAGTCGGCTTCCGGGATTGGCGTACGTGGCAAGGTGGAAAACCACCCTGTCGCCCTGGGCAATACCGCCTTGATGGAGGAACAGCAGGTCGAGTGGCGCGTCGTGGCCGATGAGGCGGAAATACTGCGCAGCAGAGGCGCCAGCGTGATCTATCTGGCCGTTGACGGCCTGCTGGCTGGCTTGCTCGCGGTCGCCGACCCCATCAAAGCCTCCACGCCACAAGCCATCAGCGAACTCAGGGCCAGCGGCTTGCGCCTGGTGATGGCCACGGGCGATGGCTTGACCACGGCGAAATCTGTCGCGCGCGAACTGGGCATCGACGAGGTATACGGTGAGGTACGCCCCAAGGATAAGGATGACCTTGTGGCTCGCCTGCAAGCCAAGGGTCACAAGGTGGCCATGGCTGGCGACGGCATCAATGACGCTCCGGCCCTGGCCCGCGCCGATGTCGGGATCGCCATGGGCACGGGCACTGATGTTGCCATGAGTACGGCGCAGTTAACCCTGGTGAAAGGCGACCTGCGTGGCATCGCCATTGCCCGGCAAATCTCGGTCGATACGGTAGGCAACATGCGCCAGAACCTGTTGTTCGCTTTCCTCTACAACGCCATGGGCGTGCCCATCGCCGCCGGCGTTTTGTATCCACTGACGGGCTGGCTGCTGTCACCGCTGATCGCCGCGCTGGCCATGAGCCTGAGTTCGGTGTCGGTGGTAGGCAACGCGCTGCGGCTGCATCTCACCAGGACTATAGGAGGTGAAGCATGA
- a CDS encoding TolC family protein, with product MKIFVTMLFILPLGIGSVIAFAQSLPETLTLDEAITLAIDTDPWLTGSQYTQQALTDEATAAATLPDPRMSLMAGNFPVDSFDINQEGMTQLSVGISQMFPRGDSLSLTRRQKQQLAEQHPLLRLDRRAKVGATVSQLWLEVFKAQESIRLIEQDRALFEQLVDVAEASYSSALGRARQQDVIRAQLELIRLEDRLTMLRQQQQAAQKRLTEWIGAPATVPLAPVLPTQSLSRPLSAPTIEYANEHTRYEWIRHHPALRALDQRIDATQTGVDLAKQKYKPEWGLTAQYGYRDNDPMGRDRADLLSIGVNFDLPIFTGNRQDKEVSAAVNRTEAIKTEKHLLGRRLMAELETASVQLARLDERQALYTDQLLPQMAEQAEASLSAYNNDDGDFAEAVRARIAELNAKIDALAIAVDRQKTIAQINYLLAEASFDDARPAEPF from the coding sequence ATGAAAATATTCGTCACCATGCTTTTTATCCTGCCGCTCGGTATAGGCAGTGTCATAGCCTTTGCGCAATCCCTTCCCGAGACCCTGACGCTGGACGAGGCGATAACCCTCGCCATAGATACCGATCCCTGGCTCACCGGTAGCCAGTACACTCAGCAGGCCCTTACCGACGAAGCGACTGCCGCGGCGACTTTGCCGGATCCCCGCATGAGCCTGATGGCCGGCAATTTCCCTGTTGATTCTTTTGACATCAATCAGGAAGGCATGACTCAGTTGTCGGTGGGGATCAGCCAAATGTTTCCCCGGGGTGACAGTCTGTCGCTCACCCGCCGACAAAAGCAGCAGCTAGCCGAGCAGCATCCCTTACTAAGGCTGGATCGTCGGGCCAAGGTAGGCGCTACGGTCAGCCAGTTGTGGCTGGAGGTCTTCAAGGCGCAGGAGAGTATCCGGCTGATCGAACAGGATCGCGCACTGTTTGAGCAACTGGTGGATGTCGCCGAGGCCAGTTATTCTTCGGCATTGGGCCGGGCGCGCCAGCAGGACGTAATTCGCGCGCAGTTGGAGCTGATTCGTCTTGAAGACAGACTGACGATGCTCAGGCAGCAACAGCAAGCCGCACAAAAGCGTCTGACCGAATGGATCGGTGCGCCTGCCACTGTCCCTCTGGCTCCGGTACTACCGACACAGTCTCTTTCCAGGCCACTGTCGGCACCGACCATTGAGTACGCCAACGAGCATACGCGCTACGAATGGATCCGTCATCATCCCGCGTTGCGGGCGCTGGATCAGCGTATCGATGCCACGCAAACCGGTGTTGATCTGGCCAAGCAGAAATACAAGCCCGAATGGGGCCTGACCGCCCAATACGGCTATCGCGACAACGATCCCATGGGGCGCGACCGGGCGGATCTGCTCTCCATAGGCGTGAACTTCGACCTGCCCATTTTCACCGGTAACCGGCAGGACAAGGAAGTCAGCGCCGCCGTCAATCGAACCGAGGCCATCAAAACCGAAAAGCACTTGCTTGGTCGTCGGCTAATGGCGGAACTGGAAACCGCGAGCGTACAACTGGCACGTCTCGATGAACGCCAGGCGTTATACACCGATCAGCTGTTGCCGCAAATGGCCGAGCAGGCAGAGGCTTCACTTTCGGCCTACAACAACGACGACGGCGACTTCGCCGAAGCCGTGCGTGCCCGCATTGCCGAATTGAATGCCAAGATCGACGCGCTCGCCATTGCCGTGGATCGGCAGAAGACCATCGCCCAAATCAATTACCTGCTCGCCGAGGCGTCGTTCGACGATGCACGGCCGGCGGAACCGTTTTAA
- a CDS encoding efflux RND transporter periplasmic adaptor subunit yields the protein MNTFTKTLLGTAVGALLGASGVWLLGNPDEGDMTATGGERKPLYWVAPMDPNYKRDKPGKSPMGMDLIPVYEKSAGEDEAGTVKISPEVVNNLGVRTATVRSGSLDLDVKTVGYVQYDENRLVHISPRVEGWIEKLHVKAAGDPVRQGDPLYALYSPTLVNAQEELLLALKRDNPVLIGAAVERLLALQVPQADIDRLRKTRKVSQTITVAAPQSGVLDNLAVREGMFVKPGLSLMSIGQLEHIWVIGEVFERQASLVKTGDQVRMRLDYLPGRDWLGQVDYVYPSLNAKTRTAQIRVHFDNPDDFLKPGMFAQMVIETQAGAEALLIPREALIRTGSQARVVLALGDGKFKSVAVEVGRVGERQVEIQSGLKEGERIVTSAQFLIDSESSKTSDFKRMAKRDQQGESMDVKADADSRSVWVAARIDSLMPDHRMVTLEHEAIPDWQWPTMTMDFTVAEAVDMDALKQGMRLHVQITNNNSGGYQITQVHIPNEQGNDAMPAGMDHGQHEGMDHGDMSMPEHSEHQGMNHGGHDQKEHNHD from the coding sequence ATGAATACATTCACCAAAACCTTGCTGGGCACGGCCGTCGGCGCGCTGCTCGGCGCATCCGGCGTCTGGCTACTCGGCAACCCCGATGAGGGGGATATGACAGCAACCGGCGGTGAACGCAAGCCACTTTACTGGGTGGCGCCCATGGATCCCAACTACAAGCGCGACAAGCCTGGCAAATCGCCCATGGGCATGGATCTGATCCCTGTGTACGAGAAATCCGCCGGAGAGGATGAAGCCGGCACCGTCAAGATATCGCCCGAGGTCGTCAACAATCTCGGCGTGCGCACCGCCACGGTTAGGTCCGGGTCTCTGGATCTGGATGTCAAAACCGTCGGTTACGTGCAATACGATGAGAACCGGCTGGTGCATATCAGCCCGCGCGTGGAAGGCTGGATCGAGAAGCTCCATGTCAAGGCCGCCGGGGATCCGGTCAGACAGGGCGACCCCCTGTACGCGCTCTATTCGCCGACCCTGGTCAACGCCCAGGAAGAGCTTTTGCTGGCTTTGAAGCGCGACAACCCGGTGTTGATCGGTGCTGCCGTGGAACGCTTGTTGGCGCTGCAAGTACCTCAGGCAGATATCGACCGGCTGCGTAAAACCCGCAAGGTCAGCCAGACCATCACCGTTGCCGCGCCGCAGTCCGGGGTACTGGACAATCTCGCGGTGCGTGAGGGCATGTTCGTCAAGCCTGGCTTGAGTCTGATGAGCATCGGCCAGCTAGAACATATCTGGGTGATCGGTGAGGTGTTCGAACGACAGGCAAGCCTGGTCAAGACCGGCGACCAGGTGCGGATGCGGCTCGATTACCTGCCCGGTCGGGATTGGTTGGGCCAGGTGGACTATGTCTATCCGTCTTTGAATGCCAAGACACGTACCGCGCAAATCCGGGTGCATTTCGACAACCCGGACGACTTCCTCAAGCCGGGCATGTTCGCGCAGATGGTCATTGAGACCCAGGCGGGGGCTGAAGCACTGTTAATCCCGCGAGAAGCGCTGATCCGTACCGGCAGCCAGGCGCGCGTGGTGTTGGCGCTGGGTGATGGCAAATTCAAATCGGTGGCCGTTGAGGTCGGGCGTGTGGGCGAACGGCAGGTGGAAATTCAGTCGGGACTCAAAGAAGGGGAACGCATTGTGACCTCTGCTCAGTTCCTGATCGACTCGGAATCCAGCAAGACGTCGGACTTCAAGCGCATGGCCAAGCGCGATCAGCAAGGCGAATCAATGGATGTAAAGGCAGACGCTGATTCCCGCTCAGTCTGGGTGGCCGCACGTATCGACAGCCTGATGCCGGATCACCGCATGGTGACCCTGGAGCACGAGGCCATCCCGGACTGGCAATGGCCCACCATGACCATGGATTTCACCGTCGCTGAGGCTGTGGACATGGATGCGCTCAAACAGGGAATGCGCCTGCATGTGCAGATCACCAATAACAACAGTGGTGGATACCAGATTACCCAAGTGCATATTCCCAATGAGCAAGGCAATGATGCCATGCCTGCAGGAATGGATCACGGTCAGCACGAGGGTATGGATCACGGTGATATGTCGATGCCGGAGCACAGCGAACACCAGGGCATGAACCACGGCGGTCACGATCAAAAGGAGCACAATCATGATTGA
- a CDS encoding DUF2933 domain-containing protein — protein MNKPSGSFWLSTRGLAALGLIAAASYFLLVEHREHLLAFLPYAILLACPFMHLFMHHGHGHHGVQSQEKERYKALRLHD, from the coding sequence ATGAACAAGCCCAGCGGAAGCTTCTGGCTCAGCACCAGGGGCTTGGCGGCACTCGGGCTGATCGCGGCGGCGAGTTATTTCCTGCTGGTCGAACATCGTGAGCACCTGTTGGCGTTTTTGCCCTATGCAATCCTGCTTGCCTGTCCTTTCATGCACCTATTCATGCATCACGGCCATGGTCATCACGGCGTGCAGTCGCAGGAAAAGGAAAGATACAAGGCGCTTCGCCTGCACGACTGA
- a CDS encoding heavy metal response regulator transcription factor → MRLLVVEDEIKTGDYLRQGLAEAGFQVSLVRNGLDGHHLAMTESFDLIVLDVMLPDVDGWRIVQSLREAGRQTPVLFLTARDRVDDRVKGLELGADDYLVKPFAFAELLARVRTLLRRGSAPPLSDQLKVADLVLDLPRHRVTRAGRKINLSHKEFCLLELLVRRQGEVLPRSLIASQVWDMNFDSDTNVIDVAIRRLRAKIDDDFEPRLIHTVRGMGYKLDVEAEDDGD, encoded by the coding sequence ATGCGACTACTCGTGGTCGAGGACGAAATCAAAACAGGCGACTATTTGCGCCAAGGACTGGCTGAAGCTGGATTTCAGGTTAGTCTGGTGCGCAATGGTCTCGATGGCCACCATCTGGCGATGACCGAGTCCTTCGACTTGATCGTGCTGGATGTCATGCTGCCCGACGTGGATGGCTGGCGCATTGTGCAGTCGCTGCGTGAAGCGGGACGTCAGACACCGGTATTGTTCCTTACCGCGCGCGACCGCGTGGATGACCGAGTCAAGGGGCTGGAGCTGGGCGCCGATGATTACCTGGTAAAACCCTTCGCCTTTGCCGAGTTGCTGGCACGGGTGCGCACCCTGTTGCGAAGGGGCTCGGCACCGCCTCTGTCGGATCAGCTCAAGGTGGCCGATCTCGTTCTGGATCTACCCAGGCACCGGGTCACGCGCGCCGGCCGAAAAATCAATCTCAGCCACAAGGAATTCTGCCTGCTGGAACTGCTGGTGCGCCGTCAGGGTGAGGTGTTGCCGCGTTCGCTGATCGCCTCGCAGGTCTGGGACATGAATTTTGATTCCGACACCAACGTGATCGACGTGGCCATCCGTCGATTGCGCGCCAAAATCGACGACGACTTCGAGCCCAGGCTGATCCACACGGTGCGTGGCATGGGTTACAAGCTCGATGTGGAAGCTGAAGATGATGGCGACTGA
- a CDS encoding DUF411 domain-containing protein, whose amino-acid sequence MYRVKLTGLVLGLLTLPLIAACNDGPKNPKTSDPSAGAVETLTVYKSPTCGCCKKWIGHLEAEGFEASVEHPANLDAIKDRYRIANNLRSCHTAVSSQGYAFEGHIPARYIHQFLANPPADGIGLTVPAMPVGSPGMEVGDKFMPYRVLLMKKDGSTEVFASVESAAQQVQPLQQPEAQP is encoded by the coding sequence ATGTATCGAGTTAAATTAACGGGCTTGGTGTTGGGGCTGTTGACGCTGCCCTTGATCGCGGCCTGTAATGATGGGCCTAAAAACCCAAAAACATCTGACCCATCCGCTGGTGCAGTTGAAACGCTTACCGTCTACAAAAGCCCTACCTGTGGCTGCTGTAAAAAATGGATAGGTCACCTTGAAGCCGAGGGCTTTGAGGCCAGTGTCGAACACCCGGCTAATCTGGACGCCATCAAGGATCGCTATCGAATCGCAAACAACCTGCGTTCCTGCCACACAGCGGTGTCGTCACAAGGCTATGCCTTTGAGGGGCACATCCCGGCCCGCTATATTCATCAGTTTCTGGCTAATCCGCCAGCCGACGGGATTGGGCTGACAGTGCCCGCCATGCCCGTTGGCAGTCCGGGTATGGAGGTGGGTGACAAGTTCATGCCATACCGGGTTCTGCTGATGAAAAAAGACGGCAGCACTGAAGTGTTTGCCAGTGTCGAGAGCGCGGCTCAACAGGTTCAGCCACTCCAACAACCGGAAGCGCAGCCATGA